The segment AGGAGAATTGAACAGTCTTACTTCTTCCATTCCAATTGGTGCTTTGCAGGATGAAGCCGGAACACCAATCGTGATTGCACCTAATGAAGTATTTAATAAGAAGTCTGATTTACTGGACATGGAAATTTCCACTCTAGACGGTGCGAAAAAGCTATCCAATTATATAAGCTTTGAGCAGGTGAAAGTACCAGCGCAAATCGACCATAAAGATGGAGAGCGGGTTGTTAAGGTACTTGCCAATATCGAAAATCGTGATCTTGGCTCGGTCAACAGGGACGTGCAGGAAGTGATTGACTCATTTGAAACACCAGTTGGGTATACTGTCTCGGTTGGCGGCAGTCTTGAGACGCAACAAGAGGCCATACAGGATATGCTTGTCATTTTGGCGATTGCCATTTTCCTGGTGTATGTCGTAATGGCAGTACAGTTCAATCACTTGCTGCATCCGGTAATTGTCATGACCATCATCCCGATGACCTTTACAGGTGTGATTTTAGGATTACTGTTGACGCAACGAGAACTAAGTATCATGTCTGGAATGGGTGTCATCATGTTGATTGGGATTGTACTTAATAATGCCATCCTTCTTATTGACCGAGCCAAGCAGTTGAGAGCGGATGATTATGGGGTTGGGGAAGCAATAGTGGAAGCAGGTATGAACCGTATCCGGCCAATCTTCATGACAACGTTGACTACTGTTGGAGGGATGCTGCCTCTTGCCATTTCTACAGGTGCAGCGAGTAACTATCAGGCACCTTTGGCCACAGTGGTCATAGCTGGATTATTGTTTTCAACTTTGATAACTCTTGTACTGATCCCATCCGTTTATATGCTGTTCCATGATCTTGGTATAGGGATACGTAAAGTGTTTAAGCGAAATAGAAACAAAGAATCAGAGGAAGTAACTACATCTAAAAAAGTTGGTTAAATAATTTCAAGCATCCTTATCATAAAGAGATAAAGGGTGCTTGTTGCTTTCTTTCCAATATATATCTTACATTTCTGTGTTCCTTTCCTCCAGCTTCCACTTTCTATAAAGAAGGACGACATTGAATAATAGCAGCTAGGAGAACGATTACTAAAAACAACAAAACATGTTAATCATATCAGTGAAAATCATGGCTGCAATAAATGCCCCTAAAGAAAGTGGCAGAGTCCATAAGTTACGTATCAACTTACGTCTGGAGCTAAGTTTGTAATAGCTTAAAGCAAATCCTTTATCCACTTTTTTCTTATTTTTGTAAACCCTCTTCAAAATAACACTCGTAACCAATCCAACAACCATAAGAATAACCACATAAATCATTAGAATTTTATTGATAGATTAGTAAGTAATTCATTATTCATTTTAGTTACCCCTTTCCTTTAGTTTTTTCTATTATATGGTAACATAGAAACTATTAAATCATGAATCAAGGTGGTGTCCATACATATGAAAACTCTCGTTTGTTTCGGTGATAGTCTGACTGCAAGGCATGAAGGAAAGGACAACCCTCGTCTAACTGAAAAACTAACCTTTCAACTCCCTGACTATAATGTCATCAATGCAGGTGTGTCAGGTCATACAACAAAGGACGCACTAGTCAGAATTAAAAAGGATGTATTGGCATTCAACCCTGATCTAGTAACGGTCCTCTTTGGATCAAATGATGCTGCCACACATAAAAAAGTGGCACTTAATACTTATAAAGAGAATCTGTTAAAGATTACTCGCCTGATCGGACCGGAAAAAACCCTACTCTTCTCCCCTCCACCAGTGGATGAGAATCTACAACCAAACCGGAAAAATAGTGAACTGGCTAAATATGCAAATGTGGTGAGATGTGTTGCAGAAGAAACCGGCAGCCACTTTTTAGATTTTTATATTGATCTATATTCCAGACCAAATTATGAAGAGCTGCTAGTTGGCATATTGAATGATGGTCTGCATTTTGGTGAAGCGGGTTATGACATTTTATCCAAGCTAATTTCGGATAAAATTCATGAGATAGATTCTAAGGGAGAAAGGCATTTTGATTAAGGCGGTTATATTTGACCTTGATGGAACCCTGTTGAATAGGGATGTTTCGGTGAAAAAATTTATTGATGATCAGTATGAAAGGTGCAAGAAAGCTCTTGGACACATCCCAAAAGATAAATATATGGATAGATTCATTGAGTTGGATGCAGGGGGGTATGTCTGGAAGGATAGAGTCTATCAGCAGCTCGCTAAAGATTTTCTGATAGAGGCATTGACTTGGGATGAACTTTTGGATGATTATGTCCAGCACTTTCCATACCACTGTACCCCTTTTGCTAAGGTAGAAGAAACACTTATAAAACTTGCTGAAGATAATCTTTCTTTAGGAATGATAACAAACGGTTTTGAAGCTTTTCAAATGAACAATATAAAAGCATTGGGCATCGAATCCTTTTTCCAATCTATATTAATATCTGAGCGTGAAGGAATAAAGAAGCCCAATCCTGAAATTTTTTTAAGGTCTGCTCAATTGCTTCAAGCCTCGACGAAGGAATGCTTATTTGTTGGGGACCATCCCGAGAATGATATAAATGCTGCAAAAGCTGTTGGAATGACTACCGTATGGAAAAAAGATTCATATTGGGACCAAGTGGATGCCGATTACATCATTGAAGATCTCGTTATTTTGCCTGGAATTGTTAGATCAATAATGAAAAGTGACTGTCGGAAGGGATAAAAGAAGATGATGATATACGAAGAGAAAATTTTGAAGGTTATGCTTATGTCTTTAGACAATAAAAGGGTATTAGATGAGCATTACAGAGACAGATTATTGGAATCCATGATGTCACACATCGGCTCTGCTGATCCTGTATTAAGGGATCATCTCATTTCTTCAAATTTTGCAAAGTTAATAGGGGACCGGATTATCCCCCAAAGAGAAATGGCTAGCCTGTTGGATAGATGTTTGAATCAGGACCATTTATTTTTTAAAATCGGCGAAATAAATACAGATTCAGTATTTACACGCTCTTTTTCCTCTTTGGTCGTTGCATTAATATTAAACGTAGATCGTAAAACATCTTTTATCGATAATAACAAAATTCAAGAAATAACTGAAAAGATAATTACATACTTGCATGAGGAAAAGGATACACGTGGATATGTAGAGGAAAAAGGGTGGGCACACAGTATTGCACATGGAGCCGATATGCTTGCTGCACTCGTAAAGCATCATCATTTTCATATGGAATCACTTCCTAAAGTGCTGAAAGCTATTCAGGTATGTCTGTTAAAAGGAACGGTCTTTAAAGAAGAGGAAGATGAGCGGCTGATTTTTGTTGTGGAAGCATTATTGGGAAGAGGTATGGAGCAACATGCTCTTAAAAGTTGGTTAAATAATCTAACTTTAACTATGGAGAGGGAAATGACAGAACATGGACAAACGTTACTCAATTACCAGAATAAAATAACGATGACTAATTTTATGAAGTCCCTTTATTTCAGATTGACGCTGCTTCAAGCTGATACGCATTTGCTTGAATGCTTAGAGAATACAATTCATTACTGGTTTAAAAAATCTTATGATCAAGAGTAGGTGTTAGGTTGATTTATCAAGGGAACTTATACAAGCTAAGGACGAAAGGCTAATACATAAATGGCTGTCCAATTCGAAAGTATTGGAGTTCTATGAGGGGCGGGATGTATCGTTTACTATGGAAGAAGTTAAGATGAAATTCTTCGACAGAGATGATGAAGTGAAAAGGTGTATGGTTGTCTACCAAGGAAAAGAAATTGGTTATATTCAATATTATCCTATCACTCCTGATACAAGTAACTTATCAGACTATCAGGGGTTGGAAGGGGTATATGGACTGGATCAGTTTATTGGAGAATCTGAATTCTGGAACAAAGGGATAGGTCCCTTGCTCGTCACCTCCATGGTGGACTATCTTTTTAGCGAAAAAAAGGCTGGTCGCATTATTATGGATCCGATGATATCCAATGTAAGGGCAATAAAGTGTTATGAAAAATGCGGCTTTCGAAAAGTAATGGTGCTTCCTAAGCATATGCTGCATGAAGGAAGATATAGGGATTGTTGGTTGATGGAGTGTAATCATGAAGGAAAAGCCGCTCCGCTTTTAAAAGCTGAAAAGTCGAGCGGCTAACCCTACAAAGCTATTATTCTCTATTCTCAAAGTAACCAAGCAATTTTCCTCACTATGGTTAGTCTTCTCGGCTGTCATGTCTCCATAGGAATGATCGCCGATACGCGTTTCTTTTTCGCAGAATTGTACTACTTCCTCACCGTTTTTCTTCATCCCATACAAGTATTCCAGGTTTGGTTCATCCTTAAACACGACCCTATAGTGTCCGTGATAGACATCTTTATTAATCAAGTATTTGGGTTCTATATAGCCCTGCAGGTCAATATCCCGTTGGGAGTAACCCATTTCTGACAGATGAGCAGGTATATGCTTCTCAACATAGTATTTGTTAATCGGATTTCCGTTGCTCAGCACATAAAGAAATGCATTTGGGATCCCGATAATGATGACGAAACCGGTTACGATTACGATTGAAACTTTCTTTGACGGCAACGTGGAGCACCTCTTTCTTTCATTCAAAACTAGATTATTATCGCCTGAACGGTAAGGAACAGATAATACATAAGGGGAAGTAGCGTTGTGCTAAATCCAATTTTTCTAAGAGGACGTTTAAATTGAAGGGATAATCCAATAAGCCAAACAACAAAGAAGAGTAAATACCAAGGGTTGTATGTTGGAGTTTCAGTTTCAGCGATTCCTGGTCCTGCTAGCCATAAGGAAAATAATAATACATATAAACCAGACATTACATTCCATAATACAAGGGCAAAAATCTTCATATTATGACTCTCCTCTCGTAAATAAGTTTCCTTTTGTGTAATTTTACACAATTATACAAGGGGTGTATACACCTTTTTGAAACCTTGCCTTTCTTATAATTGAACTAGGTTTTGGACACCATTTCTTCTGTTTGAAATTAGTTGTCATTCCTGTGATTTTCCATTAAACTAAAAATTCATTCTATTCCAAATAAAGGAGTGTTTAATGATGACCAAATTAGGACTTGTACGCCACGGAAGTACTGCTTGGAATAAAGAGCGGAGAGCACAGGGCAGTGCCAACATCCCTCTTGATCAGGATGGAATCAGAGATGCAGAATTGTTAGCGAAAAGAATTAAAAGTGAAGGCTGGGATGTCATATACTCTAGTGATCTATTAAGAGCAAAACAGACAGCTGAGATTGTGGCAAGAAACCTAAATGTAAACGAGGTATTCCTGGATTCCAGGCTCCAAGAGGTTAACGGCGGTCAGATTGAAGGTACCACCGAACCAGAAAGAATAATAAAATGGGGAGAAAATTGGAGAGAGCTGGACTTAGGGATCGAATCGAAAGAAATGGTGCTGAAAAGAGCCCTCTCCTTTATTGAAGATGTTACGGAAAAACATCCGGACAAGAATGTTTTGGTGGTCAGTCATGGTGCCTATATAAGACACCTTCTTGGAGAATTGGTGAAAGATCTTAAAATGGAAGACCACCTGGAGAACACCTCTGTCTCGACTGTAAAAGTTAGAGAAGGGCTTTGGGAATGTGAATTGTATAACTGTACCAAGCACCTTGGAGCGAAATAAAAATGGGTTCACGCCTTATGCACACGATAATAGCGTACGAGATTGCCTCTAAACTGCACATAAAGAAAATAGGTTCTTTTCTTTTGGGTGCGATTGCACCTGATGCTGTTTCTCCTAAGGATCTTTCCCATTTTTATAAAGGGAAAACGATTGACTATACACGGACCATTGATCATAAAGCATTTCTTCAAAAGTATGAGGATCATCAAAATATTTCATTCATCCAGGGCTATTATACCCACTTAGTTGCGGATGAGATATGGCTGACGGGCTTCTTTTTGCCATGGTTGAAAAACCGTATGGAGATTGATTCATCCATTTTTGAGAGATATCACAATGACTTTAAGCTCCTAAATGCAAAGTTGATGAATCATTATAGAATTAATGGGGATAAAATGAAAGATAGTTTTGTTAAGGGACAACCGCTAAATCTTGATGAAGTGTCTACCGAGCAGCTAACTAACTTTTTACCATATGTTGAACAAGATATGAAATCTTTACTTAGCGAAGATCCGCTACAAGTATTTACCATGGAAATGATGATTGGGTATATGGAAACGTCCATCGACAAAGGGTGTCAAGCCATCAAGCAAACAACTAATTGGAAACTCTTGCTATCATCATGCTGAATTAGGTATAATGAGAATATACGTTCGCATTGCGTAAAAGGGGGCATATTTCTTGATTAAGACGGAAGAAGATATCCTGAATCTCATTCAATCAGATGATTGGATGATGGAAATCATAGAGGCTGCAATGGCACTAGATCTCCCCGATTGGTGGGTGTGTGCAGGGTTTGTACGGTCAAAAGTGTGGGACGCCTTGCACGATTATACCAACAGAACGCCAGTGCCGGATATAGATGTCATTTATTTTGACGGTAAGGATCTATCAGAGGAGAAAGAAAAACAGTTGGAAAGACGACTTTTGCAACTGTACCCACAAGCTCCTTGGTCGGTTAAAAATCAGGCAAGGATGCATGTGTTGAATAACGTACCACCCTACATAAATTCCATTGAAGCAATGTCTAAATTTCCTGAAACGGCTACGGCCATCGGCGTGAAGTTGAATGGAGACAATAATTTGGAATTAGCAACTCCTTGTGGAATACAAGATTTAGTGAACCTGTCAGTAAAGCCCACTGCTACGTTTCAAACATCTTCTGAACGAGTAACTATCTATGAGAAACGATTGAGGGAGAAAAATTGGCAAGAAGTTTGGCCAAATATAACGGTTTTCCATGCGGAAGGAGTAAAATCATGACAGGATTAATACACCACATAGAGCTGTATGTGTCTAGCTTGAAGAAAACGAAAGAGTTCTGGGGGTGGTTGCTAGAAGAATTAGGCTATAAGCCTTATCAGGACTGGGATAAGGGACAGAGTTGGAAGTTAGGGGATACATACATCGTATTTGTCCAAACGGAGGAACGGTTTCTGGATATTCCTTATCACCGATGCAGAGTTGGCCTTAATCATCTAGCCTTTCATGCATCATCAAGGGTGCAGGTAGATTACCTGACAGAACAGCTAAAGTCTCAAGGAGTAAACATGCTATACATGGATAAGCATCCTTATGCGGGTGGAGAAAACTATTACGCTGTGTTTTTTGAAGATCCCGATCGGATTAAGGTGGAGCTTGTAGCACCTTCAGAATAAAGCTTAAAAGGAGGTGTTTTAGATTGTTTATCACATTGCTATTGATAGGGATTGCTGTAGGAATCGGAACCATCATTTCCTATTTGGGACAAGTAGTAAAGCAGAATAAAAGAATCATAGAGTTGTTGGAAACGAAAAATACAGGAGAGAATTAAAATGACGAATATAAGCATGTATACGATGTGTCTTGTAATCGATGGCCAAAAAGTTCTTTTGATAAATAGGCCACCTGACAAAAGATTTCCCGGTCATATCGGCCCTGGTGGGAAAGTGGACTTCCCAGAAAGCCTGACAGAAGGTACTATACGAGAAGTGCGTGAGGAAACGGGGCTTGAGATAAGTAATCTTATTTACAAAGGCTTAGATGAATATGTGGACGAAATGAATGATGAAAGATACATGGTCTTTAACTACATAACGAACACCTTTAAAGGGCAACTTTTAGACTCCCCACCAGAGGGGGAATTGAAATGGGTGGACATTTCAAAAGCTATGGAACTGCCTATGCAAGATTGGTTTAAGGAAAGATTTCCTCTATTTTTTGAAGAGGGTACTTTTGAAAAACATATCGTTTGGGATGATAAGGAAAAGAAAGCAATAAAAGCAGTGGTAACCAGGCATTAGGAAAACAAAAAAAGCATTCGATCATAACACGAATGCTTTAGGATGCCTTTTTCTTTTTTAAGGATAACCAAGTAATTTTCGGTTCCGTCTTCCGGATGATCCTTCCAATATTGGCCCGGTGTTTAAAAATGACAAACGCCGTAAGCAGAGACACAGCTATTATGAGTGGAAGATCCCCATAAAGAATGCTATAGATGGTTGTAACCACTCCGGTCAGCATGGAGGATAGAGATACATACTTCGTCAAGAACAAGAACAGGAAAAAGCAGAATAACATAAGTAAGAACATAAGCGGATTGGCAAACAATAACACTCCGCCAGATGTTGCTACAGCCTTTCCACCACGAAATTTTGCGAAAATCGGATAAACATGTCCGACTACGGCGCATGCACCTGCAAGTAGCGGATGAATGTCAGCTCCAAGAAGAAATGGCAAGGATGCAGCGACTGTTCCTTTCAAAATGTCACAAATGGTCACAATCATTCCGGCTTTAATGCCTAGTGTCCGGAATGTGTTCGTTCCACCAAGGTTTCCGCTTCCATGTTCGCGGATGTCGATTCCATAGCCCACTTTCCCAACAACAAGTGCAAAGGGAATGGAACCGATGAGGTAAGCAAGTATAATAATAAGTAGTTCAGTCATTCATTAAACCCCTTTATGTAATAGGCTCTTTTCTCAAAGGTTGTTGCTATTTATTAGTAAAAAGTCGGCAATTGACTTTTTACAGCTTAGAAATATTAAAATAGGCATGCAGTCTATTCCTTTCAGCCATGAAAAGAGCAAGACAGTAAGGAATAAAACGGTTGGTTTATAAATGCTTAAAAAGCAACAAAGTATGAGAAAACAGCCATGTAATAATTCCTATCTTTAATATATGTTAATTTTA is part of the Sutcliffiella sp. FSL R7-0096 genome and harbors:
- a CDS encoding GDSL-type esterase/lipase family protein codes for the protein MKTLVCFGDSLTARHEGKDNPRLTEKLTFQLPDYNVINAGVSGHTTKDALVRIKKDVLAFNPDLVTVLFGSNDAATHKKVALNTYKENLLKITRLIGPEKTLLFSPPPVDENLQPNRKNSELAKYANVVRCVAEETGSHFLDFYIDLYSRPNYEELLVGILNDGLHFGEAGYDILSKLISDKIHEIDSKGERHFD
- a CDS encoding HAD-IA family hydrolase, with the translated sequence MIKAVIFDLDGTLLNRDVSVKKFIDDQYERCKKALGHIPKDKYMDRFIELDAGGYVWKDRVYQQLAKDFLIEALTWDELLDDYVQHFPYHCTPFAKVEETLIKLAEDNLSLGMITNGFEAFQMNNIKALGIESFFQSILISEREGIKKPNPEIFLRSAQLLQASTKECLFVGDHPENDINAAKAVGMTTVWKKDSYWDQVDADYIIEDLVILPGIVRSIMKSDCRKG
- a CDS encoding DUF2785 domain-containing protein; translation: MMIYEEKILKVMLMSLDNKRVLDEHYRDRLLESMMSHIGSADPVLRDHLISSNFAKLIGDRIIPQREMASLLDRCLNQDHLFFKIGEINTDSVFTRSFSSLVVALILNVDRKTSFIDNNKIQEITEKIITYLHEEKDTRGYVEEKGWAHSIAHGADMLAALVKHHHFHMESLPKVLKAIQVCLLKGTVFKEEEDERLIFVVEALLGRGMEQHALKSWLNNLTLTMEREMTEHGQTLLNYQNKITMTNFMKSLYFRLTLLQADTHLLECLENTIHYWFKKSYDQE
- a CDS encoding GNAT family N-acetyltransferase, whose translation is MQAKDERLIHKWLSNSKVLEFYEGRDVSFTMEEVKMKFFDRDDEVKRCMVVYQGKEIGYIQYYPITPDTSNLSDYQGLEGVYGLDQFIGESEFWNKGIGPLLVTSMVDYLFSEKKAGRIIMDPMISNVRAIKCYEKCGFRKVMVLPKHMLHEGRYRDCWLMECNHEGKAAPLLKAEKSSG
- a CDS encoding DUF3139 domain-containing protein, which codes for MPSKKVSIVIVTGFVIIIGIPNAFLYVLSNGNPINKYYVEKHIPAHLSEMGYSQRDIDLQGYIEPKYLINKDVYHGHYRVVFKDEPNLEYLYGMKKNGEEVVQFCEKETRIGDHSYGDMTAEKTNHSEENCLVTLRIENNSFVGLAARLFSF
- a CDS encoding histidine phosphatase family protein; protein product: MTKLGLVRHGSTAWNKERRAQGSANIPLDQDGIRDAELLAKRIKSEGWDVIYSSDLLRAKQTAEIVARNLNVNEVFLDSRLQEVNGGQIEGTTEPERIIKWGENWRELDLGIESKEMVLKRALSFIEDVTEKHPDKNVLVVSHGAYIRHLLGELVKDLKMEDHLENTSVSTVKVREGLWECELYNCTKHLGAK
- a CDS encoding zinc dependent phospholipase C family protein — its product is MGSRLMHTIIAYEIASKLHIKKIGSFLLGAIAPDAVSPKDLSHFYKGKTIDYTRTIDHKAFLQKYEDHQNISFIQGYYTHLVADEIWLTGFFLPWLKNRMEIDSSIFERYHNDFKLLNAKLMNHYRINGDKMKDSFVKGQPLNLDEVSTEQLTNFLPYVEQDMKSLLSEDPLQVFTMEMMIGYMETSIDKGCQAIKQTTNWKLLLSSC
- a CDS encoding nucleotidyltransferase family protein, encoding MMEIIEAAMALDLPDWWVCAGFVRSKVWDALHDYTNRTPVPDIDVIYFDGKDLSEEKEKQLERRLLQLYPQAPWSVKNQARMHVLNNVPPYINSIEAMSKFPETATAIGVKLNGDNNLELATPCGIQDLVNLSVKPTATFQTSSERVTIYEKRLREKNWQEVWPNITVFHAEGVKS
- a CDS encoding VOC family protein, translating into MMTGLIHHIELYVSSLKKTKEFWGWLLEELGYKPYQDWDKGQSWKLGDTYIVFVQTEERFLDIPYHRCRVGLNHLAFHASSRVQVDYLTEQLKSQGVNMLYMDKHPYAGGENYYAVFFEDPDRIKVELVAPSE
- a CDS encoding 8-oxo-dGTP diphosphatase, with translation MTNISMYTMCLVIDGQKVLLINRPPDKRFPGHIGPGGKVDFPESLTEGTIREVREETGLEISNLIYKGLDEYVDEMNDERYMVFNYITNTFKGQLLDSPPEGELKWVDISKAMELPMQDWFKERFPLFFEEGTFEKHIVWDDKEKKAIKAVVTRH
- the plsY gene encoding glycerol-3-phosphate 1-O-acyltransferase PlsY, translating into MTELLIIILAYLIGSIPFALVVGKVGYGIDIREHGSGNLGGTNTFRTLGIKAGMIVTICDILKGTVAASLPFLLGADIHPLLAGACAVVGHVYPIFAKFRGGKAVATSGGVLLFANPLMFLLMLFCFFLFLFLTKYVSLSSMLTGVVTTIYSILYGDLPLIIAVSLLTAFVIFKHRANIGRIIRKTEPKITWLSLKKKKAS